From a region of the Desulfobacterales bacterium genome:
- a CDS encoding tripartite tricarboxylate transporter substrate-binding protein: MKKRLSTLVVACVLMVLVFAPSVMAAPKYANVKMPSTIRVIVSYNAGGSSDALARMTLPYWEKAILELTGSKVNAVVVNLPGAGGEIGWTSLAHTQKDGSTIGVINLPAVPLVEAARKAGFSPWLEKFAPLGVNVIDPNVIRLAKSSKYGSLKEALAAAKAKPGSVTVGADGPLSDDHLAMYAVAQKAGVEFSFIPYAGGAPANRALQSGEVDIAIGNVFDHIQTKDSQKDAAILWSSRYELIPDVPTIKEALGLDLGELGSTRGFAVVSGAPKDLIEVYQEAFRISFNDADYLENAKKRNITVVEPQIGERFGKTMKEQQALVGDLIQYFIKGGYIKK, translated from the coding sequence ATGAAAAAACGACTTTCGACTCTCGTTGTGGCCTGTGTCCTTATGGTGCTCGTTTTTGCGCCAAGTGTGATGGCGGCTCCGAAGTACGCCAATGTCAAAATGCCGTCCACGATCCGCGTGATCGTCTCTTACAACGCCGGGGGATCCAGCGATGCGCTGGCCCGGATGACGCTGCCCTATTGGGAGAAGGCGATTCTGGAGCTCACCGGCAGCAAGGTGAACGCCGTCGTCGTCAACCTCCCCGGCGCCGGAGGAGAAATCGGCTGGACCAGTCTTGCCCACACCCAGAAGGATGGTTCGACCATCGGCGTCATCAATCTGCCGGCTGTCCCGCTCGTTGAGGCCGCCCGCAAGGCCGGATTCTCGCCGTGGCTCGAGAAATTCGCACCGCTGGGCGTCAACGTGATTGACCCCAACGTCATCCGCCTGGCCAAAAGCTCCAAATATGGCTCGTTGAAGGAAGCCCTCGCGGCTGCCAAGGCCAAACCCGGCTCAGTGACCGTGGGCGCCGACGGACCGCTCTCTGATGACCATCTGGCCATGTATGCCGTGGCGCAGAAGGCGGGGGTGGAGTTTTCGTTCATTCCGTATGCCGGCGGGGCCCCGGCCAATCGCGCCCTACAGTCCGGAGAGGTGGATATCGCCATTGGAAACGTCTTTGACCATATCCAGACCAAGGATTCGCAGAAGGATGCCGCCATCCTGTGGTCATCCCGTTATGAACTGATTCCGGACGTTCCCACCATCAAAGAAGCCCTGGGCCTTGACCTGGGTGAACTGGGTTCGACCCGCGGCTTTGCCGTCGTGTCCGGTGCGCCCAAAGACCTTATCGAGGTCTACCAGGAAGCTTTCAGAATCAGTTTCAACGATGCCGACTATCTTGAAAACGCCAAAAAGCGGAACATCACCGTTGTGGAACCCCAGATCGGAGAACGGTTCGGAAAGACCATGAAGGAACAGCAGGCGCTGGTGGGTGATCTCATCCAGTACTTCATCAAGGGCGGATACATCAAGAAATAG
- a CDS encoding tripartite tricarboxylate transporter TctB family protein — MTRWPKGAEARDAISAIVFLVISIVGFVAALDFPKRAANWPLWMWGLLGVFSLGLLAGSLRPRPVGKTEKKDPATFRRSFVNVALIAAFAVSVPILGFFTATGIYIIVHMTYLGVRPFSLVLAVTAGGLLFLYFFFGFVLGVPVPHGLLY, encoded by the coding sequence ATGACACGGTGGCCAAAGGGGGCTGAAGCCCGAGACGCAATTTCGGCGATCGTCTTTCTGGTGATCAGCATTGTCGGGTTCGTGGCGGCGCTTGATTTTCCAAAGCGGGCCGCCAATTGGCCCCTGTGGATGTGGGGGTTGTTGGGGGTCTTCAGCCTGGGCTTGCTTGCCGGAAGTTTGCGGCCGCGGCCGGTCGGCAAAACCGAAAAAAAGGATCCGGCAACTTTCAGGCGCTCGTTCGTCAATGTCGCCTTGATCGCCGCCTTTGCGGTTTCGGTGCCTATTTTGGGTTTCTTCACGGCAACCGGAATCTATATCATCGTCCACATGACGTATTTGGGTGTCCGGCCGTTTTCGCTGGTTCTTGCGGTGACGGCCGGAGGCCTTCTTTTCCTCTACTTCTTTTTCGGTTTTGTATTGGGAGTGCCCGTCCCCCACGGCCTGCTTTACTGA
- a CDS encoding glycosyltransferase family 2 protein: MNESGFSVDHFLLSIVMPVFNEKATVAETLRAVLAVPYRKEIIVVDDGSTDGTREVLQGLQNPKISVFLHERNTGKGSALRTGFSKAGGDIILIQDGDLEYDPAEYPVLLQPILSGKADVVYGSRFSGHGAHRVLYFWHFVGNKILTTLSNVFTDINLSDMETGFKVFTRQALAGITIEEDRFGFEPEITAKIAKIKGIRIYEVPISYHGRTYQEGKKINWRDGVWALWCLLKYNFFKK; encoded by the coding sequence ATGAATGAATCGGGATTTTCAGTTGATCATTTTCTGTTGAGCATCGTCATGCCGGTGTTCAACGAAAAGGCAACGGTTGCCGAAACCCTGCGGGCGGTTCTGGCTGTGCCGTATCGTAAGGAAATCATTGTGGTGGACGACGGGTCGACGGACGGCACCCGGGAAGTCCTGCAAGGGCTTCAGAATCCCAAAATCAGCGTTTTTTTGCACGAACGCAACACGGGCAAAGGGAGCGCCTTGCGAACCGGTTTTTCAAAAGCCGGCGGCGATATCATCCTGATCCAGGATGGGGACCTGGAATATGATCCGGCCGAGTATCCGGTGCTGCTCCAGCCGATCCTCAGCGGCAAAGCCGATGTGGTCTACGGTTCAAGGTTCAGCGGGCACGGCGCTCACCGCGTGCTCTACTTCTGGCATTTTGTCGGCAACAAAATTTTGACAACCCTTTCCAATGTGTTTACCGACATCAATCTGTCGGATATGGAAACCGGTTTCAAGGTATTTACCCGGCAGGCGCTTGCAGGGATTACCATTGAAGAAGACCGCTTCGGATTCGAACCGGAAATTACTGCAAAAATTGCGAAGATAAAGGGGATCCGGATCTACGAGGTCCCCATATCCTATCATGGTCGAACCTACCAGGAAGGCAAAAAAATAAACTGGCGTGATGGTGTCTGGGCGCTCTGGTGCCTGCTGAAATACAACTTTTTTAAAAAATGA